A section of the Gallus gallus isolate bGalGal1 chromosome 4, bGalGal1.mat.broiler.GRCg7b, whole genome shotgun sequence genome encodes:
- the FABP2 gene encoding fatty acid-binding protein, intestinal: MAFNGTWKIEKNENYEKFMEAMGVNVMKRKLGAHDNLKLTIQQDGNKFLVKESSNFRTIDIEFTLGVSFEYSLADGTELSGSWNLEGNKLVGTFTRKDNGKVLTAYREIVGSELIQTYVYEGVEAKRIFKKE, translated from the exons ATGGCATTTAACGGTACttggaaaatagagaaaaatgagaactaTGAAAAATTCATGGAAGCAATGG gcgTGAATGTGATGAAAAGAAAGTTAGGAGCCCACGATAATCTGAAGCTCACTATTCAGCAAGATGGAAACAAATTTCTTGTCAAGGAATCAAGCAACTTCCGTACCATCGACATCGAATTCACTCTGGGAGTCAGCTTTGAATACAGTCTGGCTGACGGGACTGAACTTTCA GGCTCTTGGAACCTGGAAGGAAATAAACTCGTAGGAACGTTTACTAGAAAAGATAATGGAAAAGTACTCACAGCATACAGAGAAATTGTAGGCAGTGAACTCATACAG ACCTACGTGTACGAAGGAGTTGAAGCCAAGAGAATCTTCAAAAAGGAGTAA
- the LOC107051795 gene encoding uncharacterized protein LOC107051795 isoform X1 codes for MYLYHTDSGSPPAPQQQGYLMDAGNAPHDRKAVTATVARPPRTAGNIHSERLSELNPQRDTPTRQQRGGQRVTRKGRCPREGVEAVRALLSHWLLTRKRSERLRAVHRAPPLAAAAPWRGDGGGRAAAAAAAGRAKRGGWRAAAGPVGAVLLVGPVALCPLRCGALRIYLPAALMGLAQPESAGCCCHTGRSTAAQRFQVDEP; via the exons ATGTATCTTTACCACACTGACTCGGGGTCCCCGCCGGCTCCTCAGCAGCAGGGCTACCTGATGGATGCGGGCAATGCCCCTCACGACAGAAAAGCCGTGACGGCTACCGTAGCCCGGCCGCCGCGCACGGCAGGGAACATTCACAGCGAACGCCTGAGCGAACTGAACCCACAACGTGACACACCAACCCGTCAGCAGCGGGGCGGGCAGCGCGTCACGCGTAAAGGGCGGTGCCCACGCGAGGGCGTGGAGGCGGTACGTGCGCTCCTCTCCCATTGGCTGCTCACCCGGAAGCGCAGCGAGCGCCTGCGCGCAGTGCACCGCGCCCCGCCTCTCGCAGCGGCTGCTCCGTGGCGAGGCGATGGAGGCGGCcgtgcggcggcggcggccgcggccggAAGAGCGAAGCGCGGCGGATGGAGAGCGGCCGCCGGCCCTGTCGGGGCAGTCCTATTGGTTGGACCTGTGGCTCTTTGTCCTCTTCGATGTGGCGCTCTTCGTATTTATCTACCTGCTGCCCTGATGGGCCTGGCCCAG CCCGagtctgcaggctgctgctgccacacgGGACGATCCACAGCGGCACAGAGGTTTCAGGTTGATGAGCCGTGA
- the LOC107051795 gene encoding uncharacterized protein LOC107051795 isoform X2, with protein sequence MYLYHTDSGSPPAPQQQGYLMDAGNAPHDRKAVTATVARPPRTAGNIHSERLSELNPQRDTPTRQQRGGQRVTRKGRCPREGVEAVRALLSHWLLTRKRSERLRAVHRAPPLAAAAPWRGDGGGRAAAAAAAGRAKRGGWRAAAGPVGAVLLVGPVALCPLRCGALRIYLPAALMGLAQSHVNHWIHWRITGCTL encoded by the exons ATGTATCTTTACCACACTGACTCGGGGTCCCCGCCGGCTCCTCAGCAGCAGGGCTACCTGATGGATGCGGGCAATGCCCCTCACGACAGAAAAGCCGTGACGGCTACCGTAGCCCGGCCGCCGCGCACGGCAGGGAACATTCACAGCGAACGCCTGAGCGAACTGAACCCACAACGTGACACACCAACCCGTCAGCAGCGGGGCGGGCAGCGCGTCACGCGTAAAGGGCGGTGCCCACGCGAGGGCGTGGAGGCGGTACGTGCGCTCCTCTCCCATTGGCTGCTCACCCGGAAGCGCAGCGAGCGCCTGCGCGCAGTGCACCGCGCCCCGCCTCTCGCAGCGGCTGCTCCGTGGCGAGGCGATGGAGGCGGCcgtgcggcggcggcggccgcggccggAAGAGCGAAGCGCGGCGGATGGAGAGCGGCCGCCGGCCCTGTCGGGGCAGTCCTATTGGTTGGACCTGTGGCTCTTTGTCCTCTTCGATGTGGCGCTCTTCGTATTTATCTACCTGCTGCCCTGATGGGCCTGGCCCAG aGCCACGTGAATCACTGGATTCACTGGAGAATCACTGGATGCACCTTATGA